In Sphingobacteriaceae bacterium, the following are encoded in one genomic region:
- a CDS encoding BatA and WFA domain-containing protein produces the protein MVFLYPTFLWALLAISIPILIHLFNFRRYTKIYFTNVKFLKELQQESKSKSRLKEVLILITRCLALLFLVLAFSQPILVENDTAPLNSMNKLVSIYIDNSFSMDNVGKQGPLLELAKNQAQQIVGNLSGTDKIQIITNDFEGKHQRFYSNEEVKELIEDIKSSSSVRNISDVIKRQNEFLNSSKGNKFIFIISDGQQTTFNLNNLSVDSTTQYYLLKLDPNKVNNVFIDTCYFNSPLQQKGFIQTLNVKIVNDGNEPVNAASAKLIVNNTQLGISAFSIQPNSNKEINFNFECKESGFNYGSVLIEDYPVTFDDELFFAFNSLLNINVCVINGKNSSRETGFESIFKSDSLFDLKIFKEEAIDYSAFNNSNVIILRNLHSISSGLLVELKKFVENEGCLFILPEENADVESYKNLLAGFDLPYSLQFDTNRINLSKIELENKFFAGVFEKMDDRVNLPIIYNHFNINSPQNKVYETILKLQNDNPVLIRNSNYGGNVYLSLDPMTEKSSNFSKHALFVPTIYRICFSSLKNESIYYRIDNNNVLRIKNEMKNNSEPAHIRGLTGSLDIIPSFKTLGQSLLLYTQFQIHQPGFYTIEQNKLPVFPIAFNYSRIESHLKCYTAEEINDQIAQNGNKNMFLLKVDEKNSISQLNSGINGTPLWKLFVILALTFLLIEILLLRFIK, from the coding sequence ATGGTTTTTCTATATCCCACTTTTTTGTGGGCTTTACTTGCAATAAGCATCCCCATTCTTATCCACCTTTTCAATTTCAGGAGATATACCAAAATCTATTTCACAAATGTGAAATTTTTAAAAGAACTTCAGCAGGAAAGTAAGTCTAAATCTCGCCTAAAAGAAGTATTGATTTTAATTACTCGTTGCTTAGCCCTTCTTTTTCTGGTGTTGGCCTTTTCTCAACCTATTTTAGTCGAAAATGATACCGCCCCCCTTAATTCCATGAATAAGCTGGTTAGTATTTATATTGACAATTCCTTCAGCATGGATAATGTAGGAAAACAAGGTCCATTATTAGAATTGGCCAAAAATCAAGCTCAACAAATTGTCGGAAATTTAAGCGGTACTGATAAAATTCAAATCATTACCAATGATTTTGAAGGAAAACATCAAAGATTTTATTCCAATGAAGAAGTAAAAGAACTGATTGAGGATATAAAGAGCTCTTCTTCCGTCCGAAATATAAGTGATGTCATCAAAAGGCAAAATGAATTTCTTAATTCTTCTAAAGGAAACAAATTTATTTTTATAATCAGTGACGGGCAGCAAACTACTTTTAATTTAAATAATTTGAGTGTTGATTCAACTACTCAATACTATTTGCTGAAACTTGATCCTAATAAAGTGAATAATGTCTTTATTGATACGTGTTATTTTAATTCGCCACTTCAACAAAAAGGATTTATTCAAACTTTAAACGTGAAAATAGTTAATGATGGCAACGAACCTGTTAATGCGGCTTCAGCTAAACTAATTGTGAATAATACGCAATTGGGAATTTCAGCATTTTCCATTCAACCGAATAGCAATAAAGAAATAAATTTCAATTTTGAATGTAAAGAAAGTGGATTTAATTATGGTTCTGTCCTGATTGAAGATTATCCCGTGACCTTTGATGATGAATTATTTTTTGCATTCAATTCCTTATTAAATATTAATGTTTGTGTAATTAATGGCAAAAATTCGAGTCGTGAAACCGGATTTGAATCTATTTTTAAATCAGATAGTTTATTTGATCTAAAGATTTTTAAAGAAGAAGCAATAGATTATTCAGCTTTCAATAATTCAAACGTAATCATACTTCGAAATCTGCATTCTATCTCTTCCGGTTTATTGGTTGAATTAAAAAAATTTGTGGAAAATGAAGGTTGCCTCTTCATTCTTCCGGAAGAGAACGCTGATGTTGAATCCTATAAAAATTTGTTAGCCGGTTTTGATTTACCATATTCCCTTCAATTCGATACGAATCGGATAAACTTGTCGAAAATTGAACTCGAAAACAAATTCTTTGCCGGCGTTTTTGAAAAAATGGATGATCGGGTGAATTTACCAATCATCTATAATCATTTTAATATCAATTCCCCACAAAACAAAGTTTATGAAACTATTTTAAAACTTCAAAATGATAATCCTGTATTAATACGAAATTCAAATTATGGTGGTAATGTGTACTTAAGTCTTGATCCTATGACCGAAAAGAGTAGTAATTTCAGTAAACACGCCCTTTTTGTTCCAACCATTTACCGTATTTGTTTCAGTAGTTTAAAAAATGAATCTATTTATTACCGAATTGACAATAACAATGTACTGCGTATAAAAAATGAAATGAAAAATAATTCAGAGCCTGCACATATCCGTGGCTTAACCGGTAGTTTAGATATTATTCCTTCCTTCAAAACTTTAGGTCAAAGTTTGTTATTGTATACGCAATTTCAAATCCATCAACCCGGATTTTATACAATTGAACAAAATAAATTACCCGTTTTTCCTATCGCTTTTAATTATTCGCGAATTGAATCACATTTAAAATGTTATACAGCCGAAGAAATAAACGATCAAATTGCCCAAAATGGAAATAAGAATATGTTTTTGTTGAAAGTGGATGAAAAAAACAGCATTTCACAATTAAATTCCGGAATTAATGGCACGCCATTGTGGAAATTGTTTGTAATTTTAGCTTTGACCTTTTTATTAATTGAAATACTTTTATTGCGCTTTATAAAGTAA
- a CDS encoding dihydroorotase, which translates to MSILIKQAKIIAEGNSHHLKTMDVLIEGGKISKIAKSIEVKGSTKVIEQKGLFLSAGWFDLQAVACDPGYEFKEDLESMIKCAAAGGFTGVCIHNNNTPSLSGKSQIEYIKNKTINKVVDVFPLGTITVDAKGKELSEMFDMTQSGALAFSDHKHPIKDSGVLMRALQYSNNANTFIITHCNDESISLGGQMNEGEVSVSLGLKGIPALAEEIMIERNISVLEYAGGKMHIPTVSTKAGLDLIKKAKSAGLKITAGVSSINLLLDESALKEFDTNFKVDPPLRSKKDVQAIRNAVINGWIDVIVSDHLPQDNESKELEFDLAENGIINLQTAFNTCIEALGSDALEQIIKGFTSGPRDILGINNPDIEEGETANLTLFTLDENFTLTEKNNYSQSKNSPFLNRTMKGKVIGVLNGSKQFFN; encoded by the coding sequence ATGAGCATACTCATAAAACAAGCCAAAATTATTGCCGAAGGAAACTCGCATCACCTTAAAACCATGGATGTTTTAATTGAGGGCGGAAAGATTAGCAAAATTGCTAAAAGTATTGAAGTTAAAGGCAGCACTAAAGTTATTGAACAAAAAGGTTTGTTTTTGTCAGCCGGATGGTTCGACTTGCAAGCGGTAGCATGCGATCCGGGTTATGAGTTTAAAGAAGATTTAGAAAGTATGATAAAGTGTGCTGCAGCCGGCGGATTTACCGGGGTGTGCATCCATAATAATAACACGCCAAGCCTAAGCGGAAAATCTCAAATCGAATACATTAAAAATAAAACCATCAATAAGGTAGTTGATGTTTTTCCATTAGGTACAATTACCGTTGACGCTAAAGGAAAAGAATTATCGGAAATGTTTGATATGACTCAATCCGGCGCTCTTGCATTTAGTGATCATAAACACCCCATAAAAGATTCAGGAGTTTTAATGAGAGCACTACAGTACTCCAATAACGCTAACACTTTTATTATTACACATTGTAACGACGAAAGTATTTCACTAGGTGGTCAAATGAATGAGGGCGAAGTATCGGTAAGTTTGGGTTTAAAAGGAATTCCGGCTTTGGCTGAAGAAATTATGATTGAACGTAATATCTCCGTACTTGAATATGCCGGAGGTAAAATGCATATTCCTACTGTAAGTACAAAAGCCGGACTTGACTTAATAAAAAAAGCGAAAAGCGCAGGATTAAAAATTACAGCAGGAGTTTCATCCATAAATTTACTTTTAGACGAAAGTGCTTTAAAAGAATTTGATACTAATTTTAAAGTAGATCCTCCATTACGTTCTAAAAAAGATGTACAGGCTATACGTAATGCAGTAATCAATGGATGGATTGACGTAATTGTAAGTGATCACCTACCACAGGATAACGAAAGTAAAGAACTTGAATTTGATTTGGCGGAAAACGGAATTATAAATCTACAAACCGCTTTTAATACTTGTATAGAAGCCCTTGGTAGCGATGCATTAGAACAAATAATTAAAGGCTTTACTAGTGGCCCCAGAGATATTCTTGGCATAAATAATCCGGATATTGAAGAAGGAGAAACGGCTAATTTGACCCTTTTTACATTGGATGAAAATTTCACACTCACCGAAAAAAACAATTATTCCCAATCCAAAAATTCACCTTTTTTAAATAGAACTATGAAGGGCAAAGTAATTGGAGTCTTGAATGGAAGTAAACAATTCTTCAACTAA
- a CDS encoding RNA-binding transcriptional accessory protein, with the protein MNEAKLYFTIADELKIDSRNVTATVRLLDEGGTVPFISRYRKEMTGGLDELQILQIKHEIERLRQLEQRKETILKSIDSQGKLSEELKEKINATLTLSALEDLYLPYKPKRRTKATIAKEKGLEPLALFLLEQSNENPFQEAEKFISIEKEVTNAEEALHGARDIVAEIISENAAVRDAIRDLFKRTAIIKSKLIKGKEEEGEKFKDYFEWEEKLASCPSHRMLAMRRGEKEDVLIIDIQVDNEDAHHLIEKNIVKSRNENANQLKMAIEDGYKRLLQPSIEAEMRVQAKLQADEKAIQVFAENLRELLLSSPLGQKNILALDPGFKSGCKLVALNREGKLLENTVIYPHEPQRKKAEAEMIVLAFCEKHNIEAIAIGNGTASRETEAFIRAIAYLPKTIPVIVVSESGASVYSASEVAREEFPDQDVTVRGAVSIGRRLADPLAELVKIDPKSIGVGQYQHDVDQFLLKNKLDEVVESCVNAVGVELNTASKELLSYVSGIGPGLAQNIVAFRNENGAFKQRKDILNVPRMGEKVFEQCAGFLRISSALNPLDKSAVHPESYYIVEKMAHDLNCGIEDLITKKEIRQKIKLNDYTNEQIGLPTLKDIMNELEKPGRDPRKDFELFSFDEHVHEIADLREGMRLPGIVTNVTNFGAFVDVGVHQDGLVHISQLSDTFVDDPAKVVKAGQKVWVTVSDVDVKRKRIALSMKGENLNTNITSKHKQKTEEKETSYNPENMNEALAALKNKFKK; encoded by the coding sequence ATGAACGAAGCTAAATTGTATTTTACTATTGCCGATGAACTAAAAATTGATAGCAGAAATGTTACGGCTACCGTACGATTATTGGATGAGGGCGGAACTGTTCCTTTTATTTCAAGATACCGAAAAGAAATGACCGGCGGTTTAGATGAACTCCAAATTTTACAAATCAAACACGAAATAGAAAGACTTCGGCAACTCGAACAAAGAAAGGAAACGATCTTAAAATCCATTGATTCACAAGGCAAACTTTCTGAGGAACTCAAAGAAAAAATTAATGCGACCCTCACCTTATCTGCGTTGGAAGATTTATACCTTCCTTATAAACCTAAACGCCGAACCAAAGCAACAATAGCTAAAGAAAAAGGACTTGAACCGCTGGCCTTATTTTTATTAGAACAAAGCAATGAGAATCCTTTTCAAGAAGCAGAAAAATTCATTTCCATTGAGAAAGAAGTAACAAACGCCGAAGAAGCCTTACATGGTGCACGGGATATAGTGGCTGAAATTATTTCTGAAAATGCTGCGGTTAGAGATGCTATTCGAGATTTATTTAAAAGAACTGCCATTATTAAAAGTAAATTAATTAAAGGAAAAGAAGAGGAGGGAGAAAAGTTTAAAGATTATTTTGAGTGGGAGGAAAAATTAGCTTCTTGTCCAAGTCATCGCATGCTGGCCATGAGAAGAGGCGAAAAAGAAGATGTGTTAATAATAGATATTCAGGTTGATAATGAAGATGCTCATCATTTAATTGAAAAAAATATTGTCAAATCCAGAAATGAAAACGCCAATCAGTTGAAAATGGCCATTGAAGACGGTTATAAAAGATTACTGCAACCCAGTATAGAAGCCGAAATGCGCGTACAGGCTAAGCTGCAAGCCGACGAAAAAGCTATTCAGGTTTTTGCCGAAAATTTAAGGGAGTTACTTTTATCGTCGCCATTAGGACAGAAAAACATTCTGGCACTTGATCCGGGTTTTAAAAGCGGATGCAAATTGGTTGCCTTAAATCGCGAAGGAAAACTTTTAGAGAATACCGTGATTTATCCTCATGAGCCACAAAGAAAAAAAGCGGAAGCTGAAATGATTGTGTTGGCTTTTTGCGAAAAACATAATATTGAAGCCATAGCCATTGGAAATGGAACCGCTTCGCGTGAAACAGAAGCTTTTATTAGAGCTATAGCGTATTTGCCAAAAACAATTCCTGTTATTGTTGTGAGTGAATCGGGTGCATCTGTATATTCTGCATCTGAAGTAGCGCGTGAAGAGTTTCCTGATCAGGATGTAACCGTTAGAGGTGCTGTTTCTATAGGAAGAAGATTAGCCGATCCACTCGCCGAATTAGTAAAAATTGATCCAAAATCAATCGGAGTAGGGCAGTATCAACACGATGTAGATCAGTTTTTGCTGAAAAATAAATTGGATGAAGTGGTTGAAAGTTGTGTGAATGCGGTTGGTGTTGAATTAAACACGGCCTCTAAGGAATTACTTTCGTATGTTTCAGGTATTGGTCCGGGTTTGGCACAAAATATTGTGGCATTTAGAAATGAAAATGGTGCGTTTAAACAAAGAAAAGATATTTTGAATGTTCCTCGAATGGGAGAAAAAGTATTCGAACAGTGCGCGGGATTTTTGCGGATTTCAAGTGCTTTAAATCCATTAGATAAAAGTGCGGTTCATCCCGAATCATATTACATTGTAGAAAAAATGGCTCATGATTTAAATTGTGGCATTGAAGATTTAATCACTAAGAAAGAAATACGTCAGAAAATAAAACTAAACGATTATACCAATGAGCAAATAGGTTTACCCACGCTAAAGGATATTATGAATGAATTGGAAAAGCCGGGAAGAGATCCTAGAAAAGACTTTGAACTATTTAGTTTTGATGAACATGTTCATGAAATTGCAGATTTACGAGAGGGAATGCGTTTGCCGGGAATAGTTACCAACGTAACAAATTTTGGAGCTTTTGTTGATGTGGGCGTGCATCAAGATGGATTGGTACACATCTCGCAATTGAGCGATACTTTTGTTGATGATCCGGCTAAAGTTGTAAAAGCCGGACAAAAAGTTTGGGTTACTGTAAGTGATGTGGATGTAAAAAGAAAAAGAATCGCCTTAAGCATGAAAGGCGAAAATTTAAATACAAATATTACCTCTAAGCATAAACAAAAAACGGAAGAGAAAGAAACGAGTTACAACCCTGAGAATATGAATGAAGCCTTAGCTGCCTTAAAAAATAAATTCAAAAAATAA
- a CDS encoding shikimate dehydrogenase, with product MAVIYGVLGKKLSHSFSKKYFENKFKTDNLSDYLYYNFEFDHLDLFFEHLKTNTDIKGFNITNPYKVSIIPYLDEISEEAKEINAINCVKIINGKKIGFNTDAFGFSTSIKPFLEPTHERALILGTGGAAKAVAFSLNKIGITNAFVTSDINKKNKQTFTYDELGEGHFKSFKLIVNATPCGMYPNVKDFPKIPFEQIESTHLCYDLIYNPEKTKFLEFCEEQGASVMNGLSMLHLQAEKAWEIWNER from the coding sequence ATGGCGGTAATATACGGTGTACTGGGAAAAAAGTTAAGCCATTCCTTTTCCAAAAAATATTTTGAAAATAAATTCAAAACGGATAATTTATCGGATTACCTGTATTATAATTTTGAGTTTGATCATTTAGATTTGTTTTTTGAACATTTAAAAACAAACACAGATATCAAAGGATTTAATATTACAAATCCTTATAAAGTAAGTATAATTCCCTATTTGGATGAAATTTCAGAGGAAGCTAAAGAGATAAATGCCATTAATTGTGTAAAAATTATTAACGGAAAAAAAATAGGATTTAATACCGATGCATTCGGTTTTTCCACCAGTATAAAACCATTTTTAGAACCCACGCATGAAAGAGCTTTGATTTTGGGTACCGGAGGTGCTGCAAAAGCCGTGGCTTTTAGTTTGAATAAAATTGGTATAACCAACGCATTTGTAACTTCAGATATTAATAAAAAAAATAAACAAACTTTCACCTATGATGAATTAGGGGAAGGACATTTCAAATCTTTTAAATTAATTGTAAACGCAACACCTTGCGGTATGTATCCGAATGTAAAAGATTTTCCAAAAATTCCTTTTGAACAAATTGAGAGTACTCACCTGTGTTATGATTTAATTTATAATCCGGAAAAAACTAAATTTCTTGAATTTTGCGAAGAGCAGGGGGCAAGTGTAATGAATGGATTAAGCATGTTACACCTACAAGCTGAAAAAGCCTGGGAAATCTGGAACGAAAGATAA
- a CDS encoding bifunctional GNAT family N-acetyltransferase/carbon-nitrogen hydrolase family protein yields the protein MNPTEKSINHKKLRLRKIKIEDYDQIIAIQLKCFPGMKPWSIEQLTSLVSIFPEGQICLQYGKSIIASSCSLILNIDDYDESASWNELTDQGMITNHNKYGDTLYGMEIMVDPDYRGMKLSRRLYDARKDIAKRFNLEKIVIGGRLPNYHKHAKKMGIDKYVEKVIDKVIYDPVLTAQLSNGFFLKKVLPDYLPNDKESLGYATLLEWTNFGYKTKEERRNAEGQYVRVSAIQYQMRSIKNFEEFEKYCEFFVDTASDYRSDFVVFPEMITLQLLSFLPYKKPADAMRELHKYTPHYENLFSKLAIKYNVNIIAGSHFAVENDNLYNISYLFRRDGTHEKQYKIHITPHEKKWWGVKSGNKINVFNTDKGKVAILICYDSEFPELARIATSKGAKIIFVPFNTDDRRGYLRVRYCSQARAVENQVYVVITGCVGNLPDVENLDVHFSQAAIFTPSDVEFHREAIASEATPNTETLIYQDLDLNLLKRNREMGSVQTWNDRKQGFYKITYVEDDVKYEI from the coding sequence ATGAACCCAACTGAAAAATCCATTAATCATAAAAAATTAAGACTTAGAAAAATTAAAATTGAAGATTATGACCAAATTATAGCCATTCAATTAAAATGTTTTCCCGGAATGAAGCCTTGGTCGATAGAGCAATTAACCAGCCTAGTTAGTATTTTTCCGGAAGGACAAATTTGCCTTCAGTACGGCAAAAGTATCATTGCATCTTCATGTAGTCTTATTTTAAATATAGATGACTATGATGAATCAGCTTCATGGAATGAATTAACTGATCAAGGTATGATTACCAATCACAATAAGTATGGAGATACCCTTTATGGAATGGAAATAATGGTTGATCCTGATTATCGGGGTATGAAATTATCACGAAGGCTCTATGATGCGAGAAAAGATATTGCCAAACGTTTTAACTTAGAGAAGATAGTTATTGGCGGTAGATTACCTAACTACCATAAGCACGCCAAAAAAATGGGCATTGATAAGTATGTGGAGAAGGTAATCGATAAAGTGATTTATGATCCTGTTTTAACAGCACAACTTTCAAATGGGTTCTTTCTAAAAAAAGTTTTACCTGATTATTTACCCAATGATAAAGAATCACTTGGATACGCAACATTATTGGAATGGACTAATTTTGGATACAAAACAAAAGAAGAAAGAAGAAATGCAGAAGGACAATATGTTCGGGTAAGTGCAATTCAATATCAAATGCGATCAATCAAAAATTTCGAGGAATTTGAAAAATATTGTGAATTTTTTGTAGATACAGCATCTGACTACAGAAGTGATTTTGTTGTTTTCCCGGAGATGATAACCTTACAGTTATTATCCTTTCTGCCCTATAAAAAACCTGCCGATGCTATGCGTGAACTACATAAATACACACCGCATTATGAAAATTTATTTTCCAAATTAGCTATTAAATACAATGTTAATATTATCGCCGGCTCTCACTTTGCTGTAGAAAACGATAATTTATACAATATTTCATACTTATTCAGGAGAGACGGTACACACGAAAAACAATATAAAATTCATATTACGCCACATGAAAAAAAATGGTGGGGTGTTAAAAGTGGAAATAAAATAAATGTATTTAATACGGATAAGGGAAAAGTAGCCATTTTGATTTGCTATGATTCTGAATTTCCGGAATTAGCAAGAATTGCCACCAGTAAAGGAGCCAAAATAATTTTCGTGCCGTTTAATACAGATGATCGCCGAGGTTATTTGCGTGTGCGTTATTGCAGTCAGGCCAGAGCGGTAGAAAACCAGGTGTATGTAGTAATTACCGGCTGCGTTGGCAATTTACCGGATGTTGAAAATTTGGATGTTCATTTTTCACAAGCAGCCATTTTCACACCTTCTGATGTGGAATTCCATCGAGAAGCTATAGCTTCAGAAGCTACGCCTAATACAGAAACTTTAATTTATCAAGATTTGGATTTAAATTTATTAAAGCGGAATAGAGAAATGGGATCAGTACAAACCTGGAATGATAGAAAACAGGGATTCTACAAAATCACTTATGTTGAGGATGACGTTAAATATGAAATATAA